Sequence from the Mauremys mutica isolate MM-2020 ecotype Southern chromosome 2, ASM2049712v1, whole genome shotgun sequence genome:
gggaaacaagcacagactggtgggactgcatagtgttgcatgtctgggacgattcccagtgtcTGTGAAAcgttcacatgcgtaagggcactttcacgaaactttgtgacttgctttcccctgccctgaagcacaagaataccaagatgagagcaaccCTCACAGTTCATaagcaagtggcaatagccctgtggaagtttgcaacgccagacagctaccggtcagtcaggcatcaatttggagtgggcaaatctactgtggggggctgctgtgatccaagtagccaacgcaatcaaagagctgctaatatcaagggtagtgactctgggaaatgtgcaggtcatagtggatggctttgctgcaatgggattccctaactgtggtgggtgatagacagaacccatatccctatcttggcactggagcaccaagccagcgagtacataaaccacaaggggtacttttcaatggtgctgcaagcactggtggatcacaagggatgtttcaccaacatcagcgtgggatggccgggaaaggtgcatgatgctcgcatcttcaggaactctggtctgtttcaaaagctgcagcaaaggactttcttcccagaccagaaactaactgttggggatgttgacatgcctatagttatccttggggacccagcctaccctttaatgctatggctcatgaagccatacacaggcagcctggacagtagtcaggagctgttcaactataggctgagcaagtgcagaatggtggtagaatgtgcattgggatgtttaaaagcgcgctgctgcagtttactgacttggatagacctcaccgaaaccaatattcccattgttattaccacttgctgtgtgctccacaatatctgtgagagtaagggggagacgtttatggcagggtgggaggttgaggcaaattgcctggccgctgatgacacgcagccagacaccagggcggttagcagagtacaggagggctcagtgagcatcagagaagctttgaaaaccagttttgtgactggccaggctacagcgtgaaagttctgtttgtttctccttgatgaactctGCCCCCGTCccacttggttcactctacttccctataagctaaccaccctcccctccccacttcgatCACTgctttcagaggcaataaagtcattgttgcttcacattcatgcattctttattaattcatcacacaaataggggataactgccaaggtagcccgggaggggtgggggaggagggaaggacaaggccacactgcactttaaaacttattgaatgccagctttctgttgcttgggcagtcctctggggtggagtggttgggtgcccggaggccccctcaccgcgttcttgggcatctgggtgaggagctATGGAACTTGaggaggagggcggttggctacacaggggctgtagctgCGGTCTGTGCTCAAGCTgtctttcctgaacctcaaccatatGCTGCAGCATGTGAGTTTGTTCCTCCAGTTGCCCAggcattgcctcttgccttctgtcaccaagctgacaccacctatcatcttcagcctgccacctgtcctcgcattcatattgtgctttcctggactctgacattgtctgcctccatgcattcttgggctctttcagtgtgggggaggactgcatgagctcagagaacatttcatcgcaagtgcatttttttgccttctaatcttcgctagcctctgggaaggagaagatagcatgagtgttgaaacatttgcagctggtggaggaaaaaaaagggagagtggtagttaaaaagacacattttagagaacaatgggtagactcttttacagtaaaccttgctgttaacattacacagcacatgtgctttcggtacaaggtcacattttgcctcttattgaggttatgctggtttggtgtgagagatctttcatgcagggctgggcaacagaatttggcttgcaagcagccatggtaagacacagtcttttggcttctttaacttCCATAACATGTgtgaatggtttcaaacagcagcaccctcatttcccataccaagcagccgtTGGGTTGGCcgtttaaaatgggttggccatttaaaaggaggaggggctgtgcTTTTCCggttaatgtgcagcacaaacccaactaaactccccctcacacacacacccaattctctgggatgatcacttcacccccctcccccacgtggctaacagcggggaacatttctgttcagccacaggcaaacagcccagtaggaatgggcacctctgaatgtccccttaatcaaatcaccctatttcaatcaggtgaccaggaatgatatcactcttctgatgataacacagagagataaagaacggatgctgtttgaatgccagcaaacaccaggaccatatgctgccatgctttgttatgcaatgattccagactacatgctactggcctggcatggcaaagtgtcctaccatgaaggacggaataaggctgccctccccatataccttttgcaaaggctttggagTACAttcaggagagctttatggagatatccctggaggatttccactccatccccagacacgttaacagacttttccagtagctgtagtGTCCGCGAATGCCAGGACAAATTAAtaattaaacacgcttgcttttaaaccatgtataatatttacaaacgtacactcaccagaggtcccttctctgcctggtgggtccagggggcagccttgggtgggttcggagggtactgactccaggtccagggtgagaaacactTCCTGGGTGCCGGGGAAAACAGTTTCCtcacttccttgctgtgagctatcttcaacctcctcctcatcatcttcctcatccccaaaaccctcatccctggtGCGTGCCACTCCATTGATGGAgccaaagcacaggggtggggttgtggtggctgcaccacctagaatggcatggagctcatcatagaagcggcatgtctgggggtctgacccggagtggctgtttgcctctctggttctttggtaggcttgcctgagctccttaagtttcatgcggcactgctgcaggtccctgttatagcctctgtccttcatgccctttgagattttttcaaatgtttgggcattttgtcttttggaatggagttcttatagcatggattcgtctccccatacagcgatcagatcctgtacctcccgttcggtccatgctggggctcttttgcgattctgggactccatcatggtcacctctgctgatgagatctgcactcacctgcagatcgcCATGctagccaaacaggaaatgaaattcaaaagtttttggccttttcctgtctacctggccagtgcatcggagttgagagcactgtccagagcagtcacaatggagcactctgggatagcttctggaggccaataccgttgaattgcaaccacactaccccaaattagaCCTGGCAAGGTTGATTTCAGccctaatcccctcgtcaggggAGGAGTACCGAAATTGATTTTAACAGCCCCTTAAGTAAAAAATAATGGCTtagtcgtgtggacgggtgcagggttaaatcaatcgaacgctgctaaattcgacctaaactcgtagtatagaccagggcaTAGAGGGGTTGCTCCTCTAtgtgtcaggagtgatgtgtaatttgtttgtacctgtgtataagaatgcatccctgagtagatgtctttgtctggcctagggggcagtggtaaatcccgccactgactgagccggttcattgtcagggagcacatatgtactagcagaaTTATAGACATCTGATCCGGGGAGCCAGAGACTGTGTTTCGTTTGGAAATAAACCTGGCTGgatgccttcgtaccttatcagagtttgtggtcattggggattctctTGGGATCTGCTGTGTCAGCAATCTGCAGTGCCAGGGCAGCACACCGAGGGAACACACGCACAAAGCCGacttttatcaacattgaacagagcagagcaccacaccggtgacTTCTGACAATAGGTATGCCAGTAATGTTTGAAATATTAATTTGCATGATGTAATTAAAATATCAGTtgccagctggagaaagacaTAGGAATCCGAATAGCAGAAAACTCAAAATCAAGATGGGTATGTGTAGCACATGTGGTGGTATTGGCATGAGTACGGAATGGGAGCTTTTTCATTGGAGTATAGATATGAACAGATCTTAAACCCATCTGGCCAACCTGACATTGGTTCAATATTAGCTGTTAACATGTAACTCATGTATATCTTACATTTCTTATTTTAGAAGGAAGCAGCTGTCCTGTCTTGCTTCATTCTCCAAGCAATTGAACATTTAAATCCCCCGTTTTCATTATCCAAGGAGTGGTGATTGTCTGATGCTAGCTATATTTCTGTAAACATCtaaaatttacaaaaatgtaaagctgccatatgaggaaaaGGTCTTGCAGGCTAGAACTAATTTGTGAAGGTGTCTCTTCCAATTACAACCTGGTTCTCTAATTTGGTATCTAACCAGAAAATATGGTTGTCACAAGTTTGTCAGGAGCCTAAGTTTCTATGTATTATGTgtgccacatccacacaataacACAATATacatatactacctgtatggccctgaggatgtcacatgggctgcagctgatTGGGCCGTAAGTGACCTGTGGATCGAGGACCACTGATTTATTGGCTGACTGAGTTGAAATTGTTTCCCGTACTTGACTAATTCTACGCTGCTGGGAGGTTATTTTGTGATTGTCCGTCTAATTAACTGTTAGGACATTTTAAACTTTTGTATGGGCTGTACTGTTTAAATTAACTGGAATAGAATACACTGAGCACCAAACATCAGTGTTCCTATCAACAATGAACACTCATCTGTTAGATCAACTGTAGGAGaatttctgaaaatatttgttaCACTGGGCATTTTCAGAAAGTATTTTCAGAATTTCCCCCATTGTTCTTGCAGCTGTACTGGTACTAGGAATATGTGAACCAGGTGTAAGCACTCTAGACCTACACTGACAGGGCTGGACAACATggtggccttaaaaaaaaaaaagcctatgcCCACTCAACACTAGACTTCCTGCCATTGCTAGAACAGGGTGAGCCGCAGGGGTACGAGACCAATAGTGGCAGAATTCCTGAAAATGCTCAATGTAGCTCATTCAGGGTATCTCCTGCCTTGGCTCACAAAACCACTAAGGCTCTGTTCCCACAACTTATTCTACTATGGCAGACCCCTGTGCCTACCTGAAGCCCCGTTGACTTTAATGGTTTAAATGCACACCAACATTTGATGGCTaggtttaaaaatgttatttgctTCTAATCACAGCTGCAAACAGCATAAAAGTTGTCAGCACCAGTGTAATATTTTGTATAGAAATTTTAAAACCCAGTTAAATAATCTTTGGTAGTAGTTATTCCACTAGTGTTATTATTGATATGGACATAGCTAGCTGGAGTAATTCAAATTTGCAGTGTTGGAGAATTTACTGAAACATGAGTGCCTTGGGTTGATTTATAGAAAAGCTTCACAGTGATGTACCCTATTAAATGCCAGACAATCATCCATATAGACAAACAGTTTATGCTGTGTGATTGATTGTAGGAATCCTACTCATAGATCCAATGCATGACATATTCAATCACATCatctttctattttttaaatattaaatgatCTTTGCATCCTGATGTGATCTGTCCAGTGGAGATTGAACCACTTATTCATAAGGTTCTATTGATAGCACCAAATCTGGCAGTCCTGCCCTATATAAAACTCTCAttagtcagtaggagttttgttTGAGTAAAAGACTAAGGGGTTTAGGATTTTGCTCACATTCCCAGAAAATAAACATATGGGACAAGATCCTACCCCCATTTCTGCCCTTTCACACCATTCAGGTGGTACAAAGGGGCTGGCATCAGGCCCTAAGTGCTCAGATAAGAATTCCCCCAACCTGGGAAATCTCTCAACCTGTTTCTATGTCAACCATTCTATTGCAGGTGGAGCATCAGGAACAGGAAAGGATGTACTTATTGAAGGCTGGGCAGATAtgagggtgaccagctgtcccgattttatagggacagtcccgatatttggggctttttcttatataggctcctattaccccccacccctgtcctaatttttcacacttgctatctggttgcCTAGCAGAGATAGAATATGCCAGCTGAGAATGATCAGAATAGTTGTAGTCCTTTTAGGGACCATAGCCAGCCTGTGTAAATCTCAGTAGCCCCTAGGCCCCTCTAACTTTTTGCTGTAGCAGCCATATTTGTGAATCAGGTAATGATAACCTACTCTTTCCTGCAACAAGATCTGCTTGTTGCAGGAGAAAATCTGGATCATTATATCTTATTAAAATCAAATTACTGGTTGTTACAGCTGTATCCTGAGAGGGAAACAGGTCTTCTAAGAATCTGTTGTGCTCCATAAACCTGTTGCTAAAGATTATGGATGATGTAATTTTTATGCTAAAATGTGGTTGATGTTTAAAGTTTCAAATTTTACAGAGATCAGAATAAGATTATCTAAACCTTGTTCCTCCACAGGGTCCAAAATGGAATGGTCACTATATTCTTAGGTATGAGTTTTTCCATAGGGTGGAGTCTGCCTCCTGAGCCTTGTAATGATCCTCCTTCTAGAACCTAAACTCCTAGGTGCACTCAGCTATGCCTATACTATAGTAACTGCAGTGAGTAATTAATTATGTCTTTTATACACTTCAGTGGAAAGTTCACTAATCTTAGGCAAGATTTTCATTCATGTAAAAACTGCCTGGTAAGAATGGAAGCTGCCCACACAATTTCTTTGAACACTCTGCTGACATAACAGTACTCATTCATAATTGCCCCATTTTAGGTGGTGTAGTCTTATGTGTACACTCttgttaggatgaccagacagcaagtgtgaaaaatcgggatgggggtggggggtaataggagcctataaaagaaaaagccccaaatattgggactgtctctataaaattgggacagctggtcaccctaacactTGTATACATCTGTTTTCTGTGCAGAAGCCAATGCAGTTCCGCATTGCTGCACATAACTGACAGCTATCTTAATGCATGTAACTATGCTTTTTAACTCTCTTCCCCCTTTATGGTATGCACTAGAACTGGATTATTAAATTTTAAAGATAAAGGGATAAATTCATCCCAGTGTAGTGATGTCtgaatttcctagctttttgTGAAGTCCCAAGCACAAGGGTCATGTTTTTCAGTCTTTTCTCTAGAGCCATAAcattagaaacttttttttttaaatgaaagacgAATTTCTTCCCTAATgtcatgcttccaggagctgggccttcaaaaaacaaacaaaaccaaaacaaacaaaaaaaaccaaggaCAGCCCACTACCATCAGGAATCTGGGCAACAATGAATTTTAAGTAAATCGCTTTAAACCATTTTAATTTCCCTTTCAAGAGACTCCCAGAGAAAAGAGGCCAAACCCTGAGCGGCGGGGCCCCGCAGCAGCCCTATTTCTGCTGTAACACACTTTGAAAATAGCTTTGTGGAGATGTTTTGGCGCCCAGGGCGCTGGCTGTGCCCCGCCAGCAATCTGAGCTCTGCTCATCGAGCAGCAGCTGGGATCTgactctgcacccaccggcagggGCTTGGGAAGCAGTAACAGGTGAGCTCAGTCTGCAGCAGCCCTGTCGGGCCTCTGGTCAGTGCAACCGCGGCGCCCAGCAGGGCCCGGGCCAGGGGGcggggtaaggggccggggccgaggCCGCGCTGGGGCTCCAGACGGCAGCAGGCGAGAGGCGTGACTAGTAGCTGGGGGCTGGGCTTGCCCGGCGCTGCTGGGGGGCGGCCCGGGCTGTACCTAGCTCGGGGGCGGCTCCAGCCCGAACCTCCCTCCAGTCCCCGGCCGCGCGCCGGGGCCGCCCCCCGGATGGCGACACGGTAGGGGCGGCGCCCGCCCCTCGGCACAGCCACGCACGGCGGGCAGAGCGAGCGGCGGCGGAGGgggatggcggcggcggcggctgggctcGGCCCCCGGACAGCGGCGGCAGCAGCCGGAGCCAGCACCGCCCCGAGCGGCTCATGGTGGCGCCCGAGACCCGAGAGCAGCGGCCGCTCCGGCAACGCCAGTTGAGCCGGATCCCGGCGGCACCTagcgcgggcgggcgggcgcccGGCGCTCACCTCCCCGCGCGTCCCTCGGGGGCTCGCTCCTGCCGGGGCCGCCTCAGGGCAGCGGCGAAGGGCGCCGAGCGGCGGGACTATGGGCGCCAAGCAGAGCGGCCCGGCCGCCGCCAACGGCCGCACCCGGGCGTACTCGGGCGGGGATTTGCCCtccggcagcggcggcggcggcgcgaaCGGGGCCGGCGGGCGCTCGGCGGGGGCCGGCGGGCGATACACGCCGCTGGCGCCTCAGGCAGCCCCCGGGGGCTCGGCGGCGGGAGCTGCGGCCGCCCCGCCCGTGGCTGCGCCCCGGAGCAGGTCCCTGGGCGCGGCGGCAGCCTCcgggaccagggccgcccagtcAGCCTTCAGCATCCCCCACAGCAGCGGCCCCTACGGCTCGCAGGACTCGGTGAACAGCGCGGCCGAGGAGGGCGGCCGGGGGCGGGCCGCAGGGGGCGGAGGACACGGCGGGCCCCGGCTCGTGATCGGCTCGTTGCCAGCGCACCTCTCCCCGCACCTGTTCGGAGGTAACGTGCCCACCCGTgccccagtgtgtgtgttgggggggggggggagagaagagacggCAACCGCCTCGCTacccctgcgggggggggggggggactgcagCCTCCCTTAGCTTCCCCCTGCcccggtgtgtgtggggggaagagacTGCAACCGCCTCGCCACCCCTGCcgggggaagtgggggtggggagaactgTAACAGCGCTACTCCAGCCCTGTCCATggcatggggggagaggggctagAGAGACTGACATTCAGCCCTTCCCCAGACAGAGAGAGACCAGAAACACTTTACAGTACCACAGACGTGGGGGGTAGGTGTATTGGAACAGTTTGTATAGCGGGGGTGCTGAGAGACACTGACCCAAACTGTAAAcgctgtatatgatggaaacagCTTCAACCCCTGGGGTGTGTGGCAGCTCCCCTAGAACCCCTGATTTCAGCACCTGTGGGAGTTGGTCTCTAACTCTCAGTGATGGTTCAGGGAGAGACTTGAGGGGTAGCACTATTTTTGGTGGGATTGATGTAGTGAGTACCCAGCTTGGGGCCGATTTGGTAGTGTTGTGGGGagttttttttggaggggagggtaAGATTAGCAGAGGAGGCATTACCCTTCTTCT
This genomic interval carries:
- the ZNRF2 gene encoding E3 ubiquitin-protein ligase ZNRF2 isoform X1, which codes for MGAKQSGPAAANGRTRAYSGGDLPSGSGGGGANGAGGRSAGAGGRYTPLAPQAAPGGSAAGAAAAPPVAAPRSRSLGAAAASGTRAAQSAFSIPHSSGPYGSQDSVNSAAEEGGRGRAAGGGGHGGPRLVIGSLPAHLSPHLFGGFKCPVCSKFVSSDEMDLHLVMCLTKPRITYNEDVLSKDAGECAICLEELQQGDTIARLPCLCIYHKGCIDEWFEVNRSCPEHPSD
- the ZNRF2 gene encoding E3 ubiquitin-protein ligase ZNRF2 isoform X2; translated protein: MVAPETREQRPLRQRQLSRIPALTSPRVPRGLAPAGAASGQRRRAPSGGTMGAKQSGPAAANGRTRAYSGGDLPSGSGGGGANGAGGRSAGAGGRYTPLAPQAAPGGSAAGAAAAPPVAAPRSRSLGAAAASGTRAAQSAFSIPHSSGPYGSQDSVNSAAEEGGRGRAAGGGGHGGPRLVIGSLPAHLSPHLFGGFKCPVCSKFVSSDEMDLHLVMCLTKPRITYNEDVLSKDAGECAICLEELQQGDTIARLPCLCIYHKGCIDEWFEVNRSCPEHPSD